The Campylobacter sp. MIT 99-7217 genome window below encodes:
- a CDS encoding peptide MFS transporter produces MTELWERFSFYGIRPLLVLFMSATLLNGGLGFSKEEAAAIAGIFGGSLYLATLPGAWVADNFLGQNKSVLIGSIIIALGHLSIALSYYYTPMFFIGLALIVIGTGLFKTCASVMVGTLYKKDDPRRDSGFTIFYMGINLGGFIAPLVTGFLQVQYGWHLGFGIGGLGMLLALLIFVFKTMPDFKEFDEKVGISEAWNKPSKENKKAFWIVFVFVLAFFVFVFLILTGLIKPNALSLAKNMVSIVLWSAGAYFIYLFFFCSLNSQEKKNLIIFIVFFCASSVFWSVFEQQYTTYNFFADKLTNKNIFGYEVPTTWFQSINSLFIIIFAPIVGAIWVFLARKGFELSSLSKFALGLIFAALGFIVMAFATEQLISVNGGISKAQELIASGQGILASAWWIVLSFFFLTLGELCLSPVGLSIMSKIAPKLIQSQVMGLWFVSISVGNVMAGLIGGKANEENLADLSGLFYECVWILLIVAAVLFIFKKIIQKISSKE; encoded by the coding sequence ATGACTGAACTTTGGGAACGATTTTCTTTTTATGGGATTCGTCCCTTACTCGTGCTTTTTATGTCCGCTACTTTATTAAATGGTGGACTTGGCTTTAGTAAGGAAGAAGCAGCTGCTATTGCAGGTATATTTGGAGGTTCTTTATACCTTGCTACTTTACCGGGTGCTTGGGTAGCTGATAATTTTCTAGGACAAAACAAATCAGTACTTATAGGTTCTATCATCATAGCCTTAGGGCATTTGAGCATAGCCTTGTCGTATTATTATACCCCTATGTTTTTTATAGGACTTGCCCTCATAGTCATAGGCACAGGACTTTTTAAAACTTGTGCTTCTGTTATGGTTGGAACTTTGTATAAAAAAGATGATCCTAGGAGGGATTCAGGATTTACTATCTTTTATATGGGTATAAATTTAGGAGGCTTTATAGCTCCTTTAGTTACAGGCTTCTTACAAGTTCAATATGGCTGGCATCTTGGCTTTGGTATTGGTGGATTGGGTATGCTTTTGGCTCTTCTTATCTTTGTTTTTAAAACCATGCCTGATTTTAAAGAATTTGACGAGAAAGTTGGCATAAGCGAGGCTTGGAATAAGCCTTCTAAAGAGAATAAAAAAGCCTTTTGGATAGTCTTTGTTTTTGTTCTTGCGTTTTTTGTCTTTGTTTTTTTGATCCTCACAGGTTTAATTAAGCCAAATGCCCTATCTTTAGCAAAAAATATGGTAAGTATCGTTTTATGGAGTGCAGGAGCTTATTTTATCTATCTTTTTTTCTTCTGCTCTTTAAACTCACAAGAAAAGAAAAATCTTATCATCTTTATCGTATTTTTTTGTGCGTCATCAGTTTTTTGGTCTGTTTTTGAGCAACAATACACAACTTATAATTTTTTTGCAGATAAGCTAACAAATAAAAATATTTTTGGCTATGAAGTACCAACAACTTGGTTTCAGTCTATAAATTCTTTATTTATTATCATTTTTGCCCCTATTGTGGGAGCTATTTGGGTATTTTTAGCGAGAAAAGGATTTGAGCTTTCTTCTTTGAGTAAATTTGCTCTTGGACTTATTTTTGCTGCTCTTGGTTTTATCGTTATGGCTTTTGCCACAGAACAACTTATCAGTGTAAATGGCGGAATTTCAAAAGCTCAAGAACTCATTGCCTCAGGACAAGGGATATTAGCTTCGGCTTGGTGGATAGTGTTGAGTTTCTTCTTTTTAACACTTGGGGAGCTTTGTTTGTCGCCTGTTGGACTTTCTATCATGAGCAAGATTGCTCCAAAGCTCATTCAAAGTCAAGTCATGGGGCTTTGGTTTGTAAGTATTTCTGTTGGTAATGTCATGGCTGGACTTATCGGTGGAAAGGCTAATGAAGAAAATTTAGCTGATTTGAGTGGCTTATTTTATGAATGTGTTTGGATCTTGCTTATAGTTGCGGCTGTATTATTTATCTTTAAAAAGATTATACAAAAAATATCTTCAAAGGAATAA
- a CDS encoding aminopeptidase P family protein — MNIYQERTQNLRALMQEHKIDAFIILSADPHLSEYLPDYYKSRVFMSGFKGSVGTLVFTQKQAYLWADGRYWLQAEKELVGSGISLQKQDSKNTFLTWLKENFDKTQQIGVDFSVLSLELFKELKKFTTPIHKDLVGLFWKDRPKLPQAQIYEHEEKYCSHTRKEKLQLIREQMSKFKAQNHLISSLDDIAWITNLRGADVNFNPVFLSHLLILENEALLFVDKNKLSKELEKKLEHEGFLVKNYDTLMQELQKLQNTSLLVEPAKMTALLIQSLDQSVQIIEAINPSTHLKARKSSKEIAFIQEAMIEDGIALCKFFAWLEEAVAKNEKINELDIDEKITAFRALSPLYISNSFATIAAFNENAALPHYKASKEGFSWLEKDGLLLLDSGAQYKNGTTDITRVVPIGKINKEQIHDYTLVLKANIAMSKTIFPKDIAMPLLDSITRASLWEEQLDYIHGTGHGVGYFLNVHEGPQVLSYFAPVLEKTKAKEGMITSIEPGIYKAHKWGIRLENLVAHTQVENPKNKEFGEFLYFKILTLCPFEPDFIDFTLLDEKEKTWLNAYHKKVEEKLAPRLQDDKKALEWLKKRTAKI, encoded by the coding sequence ATGAATATCTACCAAGAAAGAACTCAAAATTTACGAGCATTGATGCAAGAACACAAAATCGATGCTTTCATCATCTTAAGTGCTGATCCTCACTTAAGCGAATATCTGCCTGATTATTATAAAAGTAGGGTTTTTATGAGTGGTTTTAAAGGTTCGGTTGGCACTCTTGTTTTTACTCAAAAACAAGCCTATTTATGGGCTGATGGAAGATATTGGTTACAGGCTGAAAAAGAGCTTGTAGGAAGTGGCATTAGCTTGCAAAAACAAGATTCAAAAAATACCTTCTTAACTTGGCTCAAGGAAAATTTCGATAAAACACAGCAAATAGGTGTTGATTTTTCTGTTTTATCTTTGGAGCTTTTTAAGGAGCTAAAAAAATTTACCACCCCTATACATAAAGATCTTGTGGGATTGTTTTGGAAAGATAGACCAAAATTGCCACAGGCTCAAATTTATGAACATGAGGAAAAATACTGCTCACACACAAGAAAGGAAAAACTTCAACTTATAAGAGAACAAATGAGCAAATTTAAGGCTCAAAATCATCTTATTTCTAGTCTTGATGATATTGCTTGGATTACTAATCTAAGAGGGGCTGATGTGAATTTTAATCCCGTTTTTTTAAGCCACTTGTTGATACTTGAAAATGAAGCCTTGCTTTTTGTGGATAAAAACAAGCTTTCTAAAGAACTTGAAAAAAAACTTGAGCATGAGGGCTTTTTAGTCAAAAACTATGATACTTTAATGCAAGAACTACAAAAACTTCAAAACACAAGCCTTCTTGTTGAGCCTGCAAAAATGACTGCCTTACTCATACAAAGCCTTGATCAAAGTGTGCAAATCATCGAAGCAATCAACCCAAGCACTCATCTTAAAGCAAGAAAAAGTTCTAAAGAAATAGCCTTTATACAAGAAGCTATGATAGAAGATGGTATAGCCTTGTGTAAATTCTTTGCTTGGCTTGAAGAGGCTGTGGCTAAAAATGAAAAAATCAACGAGCTTGACATAGATGAAAAAATAACTGCATTTAGAGCCTTAAGTCCGCTTTATATTAGCAATAGCTTTGCCACCATAGCAGCCTTTAATGAAAATGCGGCTCTACCTCACTATAAAGCAAGTAAGGAGGGTTTTTCTTGGCTTGAAAAAGACGGACTTTTGCTTCTTGATTCTGGAGCACAATATAAAAATGGAACTACAGATATCACTCGTGTTGTTCCTATTGGAAAGATCAATAAGGAACAAATTCATGATTATACTCTCGTTTTAAAGGCTAATATAGCAATGAGCAAAACGATCTTTCCAAAAGATATCGCAATGCCTTTACTTGATAGTATCACAAGGGCTAGTTTATGGGAAGAACAGCTTGATTATATACATGGAACAGGACATGGAGTGGGGTATTTTTTAAATGTCCATGAGGGTCCTCAAGTACTTTCATATTTTGCACCTGTGCTTGAAAAGACGAAAGCAAAAGAAGGCATGATCACTTCCATAGAGCCGGGCATTTATAAGGCTCATAAATGGGGGATAAGGCTTGAAAATCTCGTTGCTCATACTCAGGTAGAAAATCCTAAAAATAAAGAATTTGGAGAGTTTTTATACTTTAAAATTCTTACTCTTTGTCCTTTTGAACCAGATTTTATAGATTTCACCCTTCTTGATGAAAAAGAAAAAACATGGTTGAATGCTTATCACAAGAAAGTAGAAGAAAAACTTGCTCCAAGACTTCAAGATGATAAAAAGGCCCTTGAGTGGCTTAAGAAAAGAACGGCAAAAATTTAA
- the corA gene encoding magnesium/cobalt transporter CorA: protein MLYIYTKTQNALVKKFTFDIVKDSLPENILWIDMFHPNAQEMAYITQKYHIEIPTQEEREEIELSARYWEDSKSITINTHFLMRAENNEQDLANQTLTFMTTQNILFTIRFNDFKIFEEMQTRILASPKNFEDGYDIIDKMFEIRVEKDADILEWIDKEARKLRIKLLKEASFSYDEMLKQISSLQELNMRVRNSLFDKRRTMTSLIKSDKIDKDIKQNLTIVLKDLNSLVEFNVSQINVLDNIQTILASQINIEQNKTIKLFTVATVAMMPATVIGTIYGMNFEFMPELHFRYGYPIAILAMVVSIIAPLVYFKKKGWL, encoded by the coding sequence ATGCTTTATATCTATACAAAAACTCAAAATGCTCTAGTAAAAAAATTTACCTTTGATATAGTTAAAGATAGTTTGCCAGAAAATATCTTATGGATAGATATGTTTCACCCAAACGCTCAAGAAATGGCTTATATCACCCAAAAATATCACATCGAAATTCCAACCCAAGAAGAAAGAGAAGAGATAGAACTTAGTGCAAGATATTGGGAAGATAGTAAAAGTATCACGATTAATACACATTTTTTAATGAGAGCTGAAAATAATGAGCAAGACTTAGCCAATCAAACACTTACTTTCATGACAACTCAAAATATCCTTTTTACGATACGATTTAATGATTTTAAAATCTTTGAAGAAATGCAAACGAGGATACTTGCAAGCCCAAAAAATTTCGAAGATGGCTATGATATCATCGATAAAATGTTTGAAATTCGTGTCGAAAAGGATGCGGATATTCTTGAGTGGATAGACAAAGAAGCAAGAAAACTTAGGATAAAGCTCTTAAAAGAAGCAAGTTTTTCTTATGATGAAATGCTCAAGCAAATTTCATCTTTGCAAGAGTTAAATATGCGGGTAAGAAATTCTTTATTTGATAAAAGAAGAACCATGACTTCTTTAATCAAAAGCGATAAAATCGACAAAGATATCAAACAAAATTTAACCATAGTTTTAAAAGACTTAAATTCCCTAGTTGAGTTTAATGTATCTCAAATCAATGTCCTAGATAATATCCAAACCATACTCGCAAGCCAAATCAATATCGAGCAAAATAAAACAATCAAGCTTTTTACCGTTGCAACAGTTGCCATGATGCCAGCTACTGTGATAGGGACGATTTATGGTATGAATTTTGAGTTTATGCCAGAGCTTCATTTTCGTTATGGCTACCCCATAGCTATCTTAGCTATGGTGGTTTCTATCATCGCTCCTTTAGTGTATTTTAAGAAAAAAGGCTGGCTATAA
- a CDS encoding NAD(P)/FAD-dependent oxidoreductase has product MKRRDFLNGMALSLAASLTPLELLFGKEAKVQMLDNYPPALLGLRGSTNESYEFAHMLRDGESFDFSKIDPEEEYDLVVVGAGLSGLAAACFYQNKFGKDKKILLLDNHDDFGGHARRNEFQTKEGMILSYGGSESFQSPKYLYSKEVNGLLTSLGVDIDGLGRNFDVNFYPDLKLSKGVFFNKETFGVNKVVNGNPRKIIADDIPRNRNNAKSVEDFISEFPMQEQTKKDLIDLFNSSKDYLAGMSKKQKEQYLLKTSYKDFLKDKVKLSEEGINFFEGMTHDFLALGIDSAPCHDARFCFMPGFENMGLDPIDGTELAKMEEPYIYHPVDGNASVARLMVKRLIPAVTNNELKNLEDVTVAKFDYSKLDLATNNVRLRLKATVLNAENIKGGATVSYMSGVDRKMHKIKAKKVVMANYNAMIPYIIPTLPQKQKDALALNIKTSLLYTKVIVRNWQSFMKLGVHDFHVPKMPYARVKLDYPVDIGSYKHPRDPKKPICIQMFGSPQAFIEKENIDTQGLDARAKARLGRNLLFTMSFEEIEKNTRNQLQAMLGGAGFNHKKDILAITVNRWAHCYSYVYNSLYDDEKQSQKIINLARKPFKNITIANSDAAWIPYMHAAIDEAYRAVNQL; this is encoded by the coding sequence ATGAAAAGAAGAGACTTCTTAAATGGTATGGCTTTGAGCCTTGCAGCAAGCTTAACTCCACTAGAATTACTTTTTGGTAAAGAAGCTAAGGTGCAGATGCTTGATAACTATCCTCCTGCGCTTTTAGGACTTCGTGGGAGTACAAATGAGAGTTACGAATTTGCTCATATGCTAAGAGATGGGGAAAGCTTTGATTTTTCAAAGATAGATCCTGAAGAAGAATATGACTTAGTTGTCGTTGGAGCAGGACTTAGTGGCTTGGCTGCGGCATGTTTTTATCAAAACAAATTTGGTAAGGATAAGAAAATTTTACTTCTTGATAATCACGATGATTTTGGTGGGCATGCAAGAAGAAATGAATTTCAAACCAAAGAAGGCATGATACTAAGCTATGGAGGTAGCGAGAGTTTTCAATCCCCAAAATACCTATATTCTAAGGAAGTAAATGGCTTACTTACAAGCTTAGGTGTAGATATAGATGGGCTTGGAAGAAATTTTGATGTCAATTTTTATCCTGATTTAAAGCTTTCTAAAGGCGTATTTTTCAACAAAGAAACCTTTGGTGTTAATAAAGTTGTCAATGGTAATCCAAGAAAAATCATTGCCGATGATATACCAAGAAACAGAAATAATGCCAAGAGCGTAGAGGATTTTATATCAGAATTCCCTATGCAAGAACAAACCAAAAAGGATTTAATCGATCTTTTCAATAGCTCTAAAGATTATCTTGCTGGTATGAGCAAAAAGCAAAAAGAACAATACTTGCTCAAAACAAGCTATAAAGACTTTTTAAAAGATAAAGTTAAACTCAGCGAAGAGGGGATAAATTTCTTTGAGGGTATGACTCACGACTTTCTAGCTCTTGGTATTGACTCAGCACCTTGTCATGATGCAAGATTTTGCTTTATGCCGGGATTTGAAAATATGGGACTTGATCCAATTGATGGCACAGAACTTGCAAAGATGGAAGAACCTTATATTTATCACCCTGTTGATGGCAATGCAAGTGTGGCAAGACTTATGGTTAAAAGACTTATCCCTGCAGTTACAAACAATGAGCTAAAAAATTTAGAAGATGTTACTGTGGCTAAATTTGATTATTCTAAGCTTGATTTGGCTACAAATAATGTTCGTTTAAGACTCAAAGCAACTGTTTTAAACGCTGAAAATATCAAAGGCGGTGCAACTGTATCGTATATGAGTGGGGTTGATAGAAAAATGCACAAAATCAAGGCAAAAAAGGTTGTTATGGCAAATTATAATGCTATGATACCTTATATCATACCTACCCTACCACAAAAGCAAAAAGATGCTCTTGCCTTAAATATCAAAACTTCTTTACTTTATACAAAGGTGATTGTAAGAAATTGGCAAAGCTTTATGAAACTTGGTGTGCATGATTTTCATGTTCCAAAAATGCCTTATGCTAGGGTAAAGCTTGATTATCCTGTGGATATTGGCTCTTACAAGCACCCAAGAGATCCTAAAAAGCCTATTTGCATACAAATGTTTGGTTCTCCACAAGCCTTTATAGAGAAAGAAAATATAGACACTCAAGGACTTGATGCAAGAGCAAAGGCGAGATTGGGTAGAAATTTACTCTTTACAATGAGCTTTGAAGAGATAGAAAAAAATACACGCAACCAACTTCAAGCTATGTTAGGTGGTGCTGGGTTTAACCATAAAAAAGATATTTTGGCTATTACGGTTAATCGCTGGGCACATTGTTACTCTTATGTGTATAATTCCTTGTATGACGATGAAAAACAAAGCCAAAAAATCATCAATCTAGCAAGAAAACCATTTAAAAACATTACCATAGCTAATTCAGATGCTGCTTGGATACCTTATATGCACGCAGCTATTGATGAAGCTTATAGAGCTGTAAACCAGCTTTAA
- a CDS encoding phosphatase PAP2 family protein: MKIISIFLILSLSLNLQANIFTDKEEARKTGDVLKIAVPLYGVGLLFYNDDLEGFVPYAISLLAAQGSVEVLKRVVREKRPDKSDDLSFPSGHSAGAFSGATFIHKRYGFKQAAVPYVLASYVAYSRVKARKHYTHDVLAGAALAGISTLIFVKKAPNLSLEPRSDGFFLRYAKRF; this comes from the coding sequence ATGAAAATCATCAGTATATTTTTGATTTTATCACTCAGCTTAAATTTACAAGCAAATATCTTTACCGACAAAGAAGAAGCGAGAAAAACAGGCGATGTACTTAAGATAGCTGTGCCACTTTATGGAGTTGGCTTGCTTTTTTATAATGATGATTTAGAAGGCTTTGTGCCTTATGCTATAAGTCTTTTAGCTGCTCAAGGAAGTGTTGAGGTTCTAAAACGCGTCGTGCGAGAAAAAAGACCTGATAAAAGTGATGATCTTTCCTTTCCTAGCGGACATAGTGCGGGTGCATTTTCAGGAGCTACTTTTATACACAAAAGATATGGTTTTAAACAAGCTGCAGTTCCTTATGTTTTAGCAAGCTATGTGGCGTATTCTCGTGTTAAAGCAAGAAAACATTATACGCATGATGTTTTAGCAGGTGCTGCTTTGGCTGGAATTTCAACTTTGATTTTTGTAAAAAAAGCTCCAAATTTAAGCTTAGAGCCAAGAAGCGATGGTTTTTTCTTAAGATATGCTAAACGCTTTTAG
- the thyX gene encoding FAD-dependent thymidylate synthase — MQITLLSHTALNVCSHAIRTCWQSFEKGDNGGEKDKELIDRVGNKFKHASTLEHLNYTFYIQGISRALLQELARHRHASLSVKSTRYTLKELRNEAEFKEFDFKRAERYLVLTQNEKVDNASIKALENLRLILQESISLDIAKYCLPESYKTELTWTINARSLQNFIFLRSSKSALWEIQELAKALFNALPKEHQFVFEECLQT; from the coding sequence ATGCAAATTACTCTACTTTCTCATACAGCTTTAAATGTTTGTTCTCATGCCATTCGCACCTGCTGGCAAAGCTTTGAAAAAGGAGATAATGGAGGAGAAAAAGATAAAGAGCTTATCGATAGAGTAGGCAATAAATTCAAACACGCTTCCACCTTAGAGCATTTAAACTATACCTTTTATATACAAGGCATTTCAAGAGCCTTGCTTCAAGAGCTTGCACGCCACCGCCACGCAAGCCTTAGTGTAAAAAGCACACGATATACACTTAAAGAGCTTAGAAATGAGGCTGAGTTTAAAGAGTTTGATTTTAAAAGGGCTGAAAGATATCTTGTCTTAACTCAAAATGAAAAGGTTGATAATGCTAGCATTAAAGCCCTTGAAAATTTGCGTTTGATCTTGCAAGAAAGCATTAGCCTTGATATAGCTAAATACTGCTTGCCAGAAAGCTATAAAACCGAACTTACTTGGACCATAAATGCAAGATCTTTACAAAATTTCATCTTTTTAAGAAGTTCAAAAAGTGCCTTATGGGAAATTCAAGAACTCGCAAAAGCTCTTTTTAATGCTTTGCCAAAGGAACATCAATTTGTTTTTGAAGAATGCTTACAAACATAG